A stretch of the Candidatus Curtissbacteria bacterium genome encodes the following:
- a CDS encoding peptidoglycan bridge formation glycyltransferase FemA/FemB family protein: MTVRELTDKDKSVYNKVVSHIIQSWEWGEFRKKTGVDLARVGQFDGKKLVSAYQLTFHSVPYTNQTIGYFPKGSMPTKWMVDSLSRLGREKNAAFIKIEPDVETRNQQQENSKLEGLGLVKSKKSLFTKYNFILDLTKGEEELMRAMHSKTRYNIKVAQKKGVEVYTTDADADFETYLNLYFETTKRQKYFGHTPHYHKLAWETLKAAGMAKILIAKYKGKPLTAWMLLNFGNTLYYPYGGSSIEHREVMASNLVAWEAIKLGRSLGLKNFDMWGALGPDADPKDPWYGFHRFKAGYAPKHVEYVGTWDLVLKPAVYSTLNIAEKIRWIFLRATR, translated from the coding sequence ATGACTGTTCGTGAACTAACAGACAAGGATAAATCCGTCTACAATAAAGTTGTTTCCCATATTATCCAATCTTGGGAGTGGGGAGAGTTTAGAAAAAAGACTGGCGTCGATCTTGCGCGAGTGGGTCAATTTGACGGTAAAAAGTTGGTTTCCGCTTATCAATTAACCTTTCACTCAGTCCCTTACACAAACCAAACGATTGGATATTTTCCCAAAGGGTCCATGCCAACCAAATGGATGGTTGATAGTTTGTCGCGGCTTGGTAGGGAAAAGAATGCTGCTTTTATTAAGATTGAGCCGGATGTTGAAACAAGAAATCAGCAACAAGAAAACAGCAAGCTGGAAGGGCTGGGGTTGGTCAAATCCAAAAAATCGCTTTTTACAAAATACAATTTTATTTTGGACCTTACGAAGGGTGAGGAAGAGTTAATGCGCGCGATGCACTCAAAGACGCGCTACAACATAAAAGTTGCACAGAAAAAAGGTGTCGAGGTTTATACAACGGACGCGGACGCGGATTTTGAAACTTACTTAAATTTATATTTTGAAACGACAAAAAGGCAGAAATATTTTGGCCACACACCACACTATCACAAACTTGCATGGGAGACGTTAAAAGCTGCAGGAATGGCAAAGATATTAATCGCCAAATACAAAGGTAAACCACTGACTGCGTGGATGCTTCTTAATTTTGGAAATACACTTTATTATCCTTACGGGGGGTCGTCCATAGAACACAGAGAGGTGATGGCTTCTAATTTGGTCGCGTGGGAAGCAATCAAGTTAGGGCGCAGTCTGGGGCTTAAAAACTTCGACATGTGGGGGGCATTGGGACCCGATGCCGACCCTAAAGATCCATGGTACGGCTTTCATAGATTTAAGGCTGGATATGCTCCAAAACACGTGGAATACGTAGGAACCTGGGATCTTGTTTTGAAACCTGCTGTTTACAGTACTTTAAATATCGCAGAGAAAATAAGATGGATTTTCTTGAGAGCTACAAGG
- a CDS encoding ferric reductase-like transmembrane domain-containing protein → MELQQSWQDRFYIAVAKKSPSVIPLFKYLYLVILFISVGLGTYFEKSVGPYFQTFYDLGRTMGQAAIILLGIVVLPGILGRFGIEIRITRIITVFRRQLGILVFILAFSHFYLVRFMPWVTGLFPFWTVWQLFEYLGAAALSLLFVMFLTSNNYSMRTLGRWWKRTHRIVYVVLWLLVLHTGLQRISIWSVFIFIFAALEVASLLYARFKSKSQPEQLKS, encoded by the coding sequence ATGGAGCTACAACAATCTTGGCAAGATAGATTTTATATCGCTGTTGCCAAAAAGAGTCCTTCTGTTATTCCCCTATTTAAATATTTATACCTTGTAATACTTTTTATTTCTGTTGGTCTTGGGACGTATTTTGAAAAATCGGTTGGGCCATATTTTCAAACGTTTTATGACTTGGGTAGGACAATGGGGCAGGCGGCGATCATTTTGCTTGGAATTGTCGTCCTCCCTGGAATTTTGGGCAGGTTTGGAATCGAAATAAGAATAACAAGAATAATTACAGTTTTTAGAAGACAGCTTGGAATCTTAGTATTTATTCTGGCTTTTTCGCATTTTTACTTAGTGAGGTTTATGCCATGGGTCACTGGACTATTTCCCTTTTGGACTGTATGGCAATTGTTTGAATACTTGGGGGCTGCTGCATTAAGTCTTTTGTTTGTAATGTTTTTAACTTCAAATAACTACAGTATGAGAACACTGGGCAGATGGTGGAAAAGGACTCATCGGATTGTGTATGTAGTCCTGTGGTTATTAGTTCTTCACACTGGTTTGCAAAGAATTAGCATTTGGTCTGTTTTTATTTTTATTTTTGCTGCTCTTGAAGTCGCTTCGCTTCTTTACGCTCGATTTAAATCTAAGTCTCAACCTGAACAATTAAAATCATGA
- a CDS encoding retroviral-like aspartic protease family protein encodes MAAELIIPTPDLFVATDRDFDPESYYVGRAIDPLIPSVPGFFSSYASEWPMVTVHARNQKNGRGHTVNFLFDTGAGATIINGRDAEALSISYRTTTGNKTLGTGDFRMDSRPAKLRFSFIGTFLSGDETRVRQALLQSSVNVLVPDTTFNEELPSLMGRNLIQLFEWSMAHGSLLLNVRPASSRRFTANAISRKNY; translated from the coding sequence ATGGCTGCTGAGTTAATTATCCCTACACCAGATCTGTTTGTCGCAACAGACAGAGACTTCGACCCAGAGTCATACTATGTAGGCCGAGCGATAGATCCCCTAATTCCTTCAGTTCCCGGATTCTTTTCGAGTTATGCTTCAGAATGGCCGATGGTCACTGTTCATGCTCGAAACCAGAAAAACGGAAGAGGGCACACCGTCAATTTTCTGTTCGACACGGGAGCTGGCGCAACAATTATCAACGGCCGCGACGCCGAGGCGTTGAGTATCAGTTACAGAACTACAACTGGGAATAAGACCTTAGGTACCGGAGATTTCAGGATGGATTCCAGGCCCGCCAAATTAAGGTTTTCTTTTATCGGAACTTTTCTTTCGGGTGACGAAACACGTGTAAGACAAGCTCTTCTCCAATCATCAGTAAACGTCCTTGTGCCGGATACCACATTTAATGAGGAACTCCCATCTCTAATGGGAAGAAACCTCATTCAATTGTTTGAATGGTCAATGGCTCACGGCTCTCTGCTATTAAACGTTCGTCCGGCGTCCTCAAGACGCTTTACTGCAA